The DNA window ggtgtactagttgatcacaagatgactatgagaCACCAATATGATGCAGGTATGAAAAAGGCCAATGCAATCCTGAGATGCattaggcaaggtatttccagtagagatagaagGGGCAAAAAAGCTTACTTGTTTAAAgactaaacttgataagtttatggaggggatgacaTGATGAagtgcctacaatggcatatggcccatctgcaactgctattagcaaatagtCAGACCAAAAGTCAGAGATGGGACGCTAaatggagagggctctgagttactatagagaattctttcccaggtgtctggttggtGAGTCTCTCCCTGATGATCAGAGTGTAATTGATtatcatatttggggttgggaaggaattttcccccaggacaGATTGGTGGAGACCtaggggtttttgccttcctttaCAAAatagaataaatggtggattctctgtaacttgaagtctttaaatcaagatttcagGACTTTAGAAACTCAGCAAGAGGTTACGGACCTATTACAGTAGAGGAtatggcctgcaatatgcagcagatcagactagatgatcatgatggtcccttctgaccttaaagtctatgaatctggGTGTTAAATTAGATAATATGCACTTGTTTACAAGAACTATAGgcatattgaaatattttgaggATAAATGGTTCTGACAACACTTGGAGCATCTGTTACTGGCAATACCATGTTCTTCAATTCCTTTTTACAGCCTTCAAACTCTTGTTTTTTAATAGTATTCCtttaagcagagtctgaatgagctctcccctgacatctagtgataaACTGTGGAAGAGAACTTCAGGAGTCAATTGCATTTGCAtagcacacccaccctgcctagttgctcagcatgatgggattgcttgtaCAAATGATCACTTTAGGCTGGTGCTgaatccccagtctccttgctaTTGGGgcaagggttgttatccttgttgtgtgaataaagggcagcagaactgtaatTGGTATACCCCCAATtaagggactcaccctcaactaaacgacactcgctaggcaggggatatgggttccaaaacccagtgagtTGAGAAAGGGTGGGTTCTGTTTAAGGGTCTTAGAAATGGTTTGACTTGTTTGCTTTCCACTgtgtaataaaagagctaatttagactcagttGAAAGTCTTGTTACAcactgcagaactgaaatcactgatacctaggtctaagtgtTAGACCTGCTTTAggacagtgtctctgatgcaaAAGACtacccagtgtgcaccagcagtgaggctcccccactaacagctgaaatcactaaaacCTGTGTTAAGTGGGGGGACCTGGAGATATCCTGGTAAACTGGTAATTAGCTGTCATAAAGGATGGAAGCTGAGCCCTGCAAAGAGGAGTGGGGAttggccagcagggcagctggtggagaggagtgGCAAGTGGGTGCCTGGGTAGCAGAGTGAGTAAGGTGCTTTCTTagtccctcctcctccacacccaGGGTAGGAAGTGAACTCTGCAGATACacctctgaattctgggtctgcactgaccaaggaaaACAACTGTGAGTGGGTTGCAGAGAAGGGCcgggcacattaaagggacttttggttgctggacgtaagaacctgaggggaaaggaCATTGCCCAACTTatgtgggggtgggtcttttgctcatggtttatgtttatgatcCCTGTCTGTGATGTTTTCCCAAAtcaatgctgagttacttccctccttttattacaagggttttggttttgctacactcagattgTGTTTtacaagaggggaagtattgacTTTTAGAGGCACtcagggggtggtgtgtaattgtcccaggtcacggGATGAGAGCTCAaactggttttgtgttgtattgttgaaaaggaacccctagatactgaacccatcctttgttgctgccaatACTGACTAGAAGAAGGGTTACATTCCAATTTTTAAACACTTCATTTTCCCACCCCTTTGCCCTTATATTTAttgttttgctgaaatttttaatattatatttttcCTATGATTGTGAATAATGAGAAACTAATGTTGCTAACAAGAAGAAATTTGAAGCTTTTGAGATATGGTTTTGGTGAAGGCTCTTGTGTATCTTCTAGATGGAAAAGAAGACTAGCACTTGTTAGAAGTATTATTGGGGAGAGAAGAACCTGCTGTTGGAAGTCAGTATGTGCCCTTATGTACTTTGGTCACATCAGGCATAGAGATAACTTTAGTAGTTATTTCTATCATGGAAGGGATGATGGTGGGTCATCATAGCAGGGGACTACAAGCGAAGAGAGGATAGTGTGTGGCAAATCACTTTGAGATCAGCTACTGAGTGTTTGAAGCTAGTGATGGGTCAGGAAGGCTCCTGAAAATTCTGCTATGATGCCACCAATATTCAGTTATCTTTTGAAAGATAAgaaaattacagtagaacctcagagtcaCGAACATCGacgttatgaactgaccagtcaaccacacacctcatttgcaAATGGAAGTACACAGTCAGGGggcagcagagacacacacacaaaagcaaatacagtacagtactgtgttaaacataaactacaaaaaacaaagggaaagcagcatttttcttctgcatagtaaagtttcaatgttcagttgtaaacttttgaaagaaccataatgtttttctcagttatgaacatttcagagttacaaacaacctccattcccgaggtgttggtaactctgaggttcttctgtCAGAGcttaaattatatttttccaaATATTAGATTTATCTATCTTTTCAATAGTTTTTTGaaacactttcacaataaatatAATTGTGTTTTTGTAGGCATGACTTTTAGAGTCTGCATCTGTGTATTTTTCCAAAACTTTGAAATGATTTTGGTTTCCATCTAATGTTCTCTAGATTTTTGCCTTTTTACCGTACAGCCCAGTCTGCTGTATCCCTCAGAGACTCTCCAGCTTATGCATCACTCTGATTAACAGAGACATGTTCAAGATTATGTAAGGCCAACACATGATGAAAAAATGCATTTCATTGTTCTAGGAACAACTGAAACTTCTCCATGTCTCGCATCTTAATTTCTTCCTGTTAAAGAACATGTTGATTGCCTTAAATCTCTAGCTTTGAAAGTGGttggtgttaggatatagatattcaggcctgtctgtaaaggcctatactctaatttaggtgtattcttatcacttagctagttatagaggtataaaagaaagaatcaaaatcactgtctgctggtgtaagggccttctcttactgtgacaatctgaggccctgttcttaggctaaggcctttggctaagcagcagaggcagccataagttgggaagcgaccggtcacctcctcacattccaaactagtcacattgaaataaggtgctattgggctgttaggaatacaatcttGTCCTGTTAAtacctatcacctccagagaaagggaagtgcctaaaaaatgtaaaaggaaacttggtttgatagcatcctgtctggcaagaactcacttctcaatagctgggatgtgaaatcctcatttctgtttcagagtagcagccgtgttagtctgtatccgcaaaaagagaaggaggacttgtggcaccttagagactaacaaatttatttaagcataagcttttgtgagctacagtgttgttctatcattgtagtccccgtttccctattgtttgtctgtataatctctgtctggttcagTGATTGTTTCTGTATGCTGTataaattaattttgctgggtgtaaactaaataaggtagtgggatataattgattaaataatcatgttacaatatgctaagattggttagttaaatttcaggaaaataattggttaaggtacagctaagcagaactcaagttttactatgtagtctgcaatcaatcaggaagtgggggggaaatgggaacagggaatgggggggaattggaatcatgttttgctaagggggggaaatgggaacagggacacaggtaaggctctgtcgtgtcagagctgggaagggggacactaaggaaggaaactggaatcatgcttgctggaagtttaccccaataaacattgaattgtttgcacctttggactttgggtattgttgctctctgttcgtgtgagaaggaccagggaagtaagtgggtgaaggaataagcccctaacagtTGGAAGTATGtttttgtaggaaaaaaatattgactGATCCTATCAAATGTGTGTATAGTTTGATTCTTCAAGAGATCAGACAGGTGATTGTTTTAGTAGCTGCAATAGAAAatcttttcaataaaaaataacACTTAAAACACATTATGATTGATGTTAAACATGTTAGAAACCTGCAGTTATGTGATTCATAATGGAGAGGCTTGAGAAAAAGACACTAGAAACAGGAAGgcaagagaggagaaaaacaatttCAGGAAATGAGAAACACAAGTGAAAGATCAAATGGGCCTGGGCATAAAGTAGAAATGCTACCAATGAATGGAGAAGAACTGAGAAACAGACAACAGAAGGCATGGAAGTGTATGTGTACAGGAGAATAGTAGGAGAAAATAAAACTGagggtttgattttcagaagtgttgtaCACCATGGCAAATCAAGCCCTAGGTTACTAATGGACTGGTTCATCACAAAACCTTGCCAAAATCATTGTGTAGATTTATGGATTCAGTTATTTAAATGATATCAACCTACACAACACTAACTTTACTCAGAGTAAAAGAAGCAGCTAGCCTAACTAAAATGTTAAATTGAATTGACAGGCATGACTACAAAGATCCTTGACTCTCAAAAGAAAGAAATTCAGATTGAATAAATATTGCTCTACAATTCACTGGATTAATTTAGCATTTACTCTCTCTAGTGGTATGGATTTATACTAGACACTTGCATAATAGGAAATTGTGCTTCAAGTAAGATCAATATAACAGTATCACtactataaataaatacatacactaTACACATACTACATGCATTACATGTACAACTTGTAGTTGTAGATATCATGGATCCTTGGTCAAGGTATTGCACTCTGTGTGGTCGCTGAAGGACATAAATGAAATCCTAACATTTCAAGCAACTGAGAAGTCTGTTAacctattttaagaaaatatttacacTTAATCTTGCTCCTGCCTTAGGAATAGAATTGTTTCTGTCTTCATGCAACTGATCTTATTGTGTACAtttacacagggataaaaaacgtATGGCTGGccctggtcagctgactcaggctctgggctgaaaaattgctgtgagGACATATGGGCTCCGGCTAGAGcctaagctctgggaccctcaaGATGTCTATGCAGCAATTCTTCAGCCCAGAGTCCAAGCAGTGTGAGTTCAAGTTAGCTGCTGAAGCCAGCCTTGGGTTTTTTatgcatgtgtagacatacccattctCTGCCAAACTTTAAGGGAAACAAACTCACATTAAGAGGTTAGGTATAGGAAATGataacttgcttacaaaaatattCATAGCTTTCTGATAGAACACAAATCTGTGATTCTTGacatactttatttaaaaagccaTCATTTTCTGCAATAACAGCTTTCACTTGCATGCATATCTATCTCCCAACACTAACTGTGCTGCAAGAAAGATTTTTTGGTTTACTTTTTGtgtaaagcactcagataccaagGTGACAGGTGACATTGTCACAACCTAGCTATTGCGGCTTTATGTATTAAGGCAATAAATATGCCATAGTTGGACCAATCCAGcatagcacttaagcacgtgcttcaCTTTTAGTGCATGACTAGTCTCACTGAGCATTAAtggtgtgacccccccttatggATTATTTACCTAATGAGATGAGACTAAACCCAATCCTGACCAAAATGCAAGATGCACTTTTTCACTAAAACCTTCCTTGGTAATAGTATCTTTCTCATGGGCAGGTCACAGTTCAGAGAAAAAAAGCAGATCAGAAGCAAAGAgtaggaggaagaagaaagaaaaaaaaatacagaaacataTGAAGGTGAAAAAATAAAGCTCTAAATTGTGTATTAAATAACTCCATAGATGTGCCTGGTGCTTCAcagaaaaaattgtaaattttcttTGTAGGAAAACTGTCTATCTAAGGTCCCAATCCAACACATACATGCATGCCTAATTTTATGCAATGACTTTATTGGGACGACTTGTGTGTaaagcagtgttgccagctcttatGCTTGATGTTGTGagaaagttgtgatttttttttttttggttcaaaagttGTGGCCAGTTTTGTTAAATTTGCGGTTTTGGGGTGGTCAGACATCAACATGCCATTAGGCAGGTGCTCCTCTGGGGAGTCTATCTCAGGGTTCCCTTCAACCTGTTTTCTGGTGAAGACTGAAGACCCTCCCTGGGTCTTCCCACAAGGAGCATAAGTCCTGTCCCACACAAGTGCCAGCGCTTAGTCCGAGACATGCAGTTTACCTTCCAAAGCTGGACAACAGCACAGAAGGCAAGCATAACAAATGAGTGGCCTGGTCAAATATGAGTGAGTGATGCTCGGATGTGGTACATGGGCTCtcaatgccactcaaatttgcAACTACAAAAAATTGCAACGGTAAAAGTTGTGGTTTGCACAACAAAATCGCAGCCTGTGATTTCCTTACAGCctcataattttattttgtctgatttttaGTTTTTCCGTGAAGATTTGTGCCAGAACCATGAAAATCTGAGCTTTCATTATTTCTCACATTTCTAgtcctcctggttgcagagaacaCCTTTAAAATCACAAAGTAATCATACACTAAATCatgctcaaaacccagaaggcaaataaaaaaagagcGTTTACTTGATTAGTAGTAGTATTACCGCAGCACCGAGGAGCCCATGAGGCAccaggccctgttgtgctaggtggctgtacaaacacagaacataagacgggtttcatagtagcagccgtgttagtctgtattcgcaaaaagaaaaggagtacttgtggcaccttagagactaacacatttattagagcataagctttcgtgagctacagctcacttcatcggatgcatttgtgttttgtttttgttttttgtttttgtttttttccccaccaaatgcatccgatgaagtgagctgtagctcacgaaagcttatgctctaataaatttgttagtctctaaggtgccccaagaaCTTAGACGCTAAGCAAAGCTCTTGAAAGGCCAATTTCTGGGTTCTACCCCGGAGAGGGGGAGGCGGCTTTTATTAATGGCTGAGGCAGGTTGGCAAAACTAAATCTGAGCACGTGCACAAGTGTTTGCGGGATTTAGGTCCTTCCATCAGCGGGCTCCAGGAGCCAGTGCCAGGACAACACTGGCTAGGAGGCGCCAAGCGCAGCCGCTGCGGGGCTATTTTTCGAACGTCAGGCCCCGGGGGATGCGATTTTGACGCCAGCAGCGCTGCAGCGGAGGCGgagccactccccccccccctccgttgCACCATTCAGTTGGCGCATGCGCGAGACTCGCCACCTCCTCTCTCCCCCGTCCCCTTGCACTATATGGATGGCGAGGGAGTTGCCTGTATTCTGATTAGGGGCTGCAAGTCCTGGGGAGACGGAGCAGTAGGGAGGACTCATAGATGACTCCATACAAACCTCTCTGTAAGGTCTGTTTGTTCGGCGGCTGAGGCAGGGCCGCCTCATTGAGGCACAGTGAATGCAGGCAGCCATCAGGACAGCCCCATATAGGTGATTATATCTGGCACTTGCAACGCGGGGTCCTTCAATGACATTGGGCCTTAGAGCGGGTTAGAGAGACGAGACTTTCCTGAGAGACCGAGTCAGGGTCTGGCAGAGCgcgagaccccctccccccccgcccaaccGTCACCATGTTCCGACTCATGCTTAACCAGGCCAAGAAACATCCGAGCGTGCGTTCCGGAGGGCGGCGGCTCGGCCTGGAGCCGGgcggtttgtggggggggggcgggcagccGGAGCCGGGCggtttgtgggggggggcgggcagccGGAGCCGGGCGGTTTGTGGGGCGGGCAGCCGGAGCCGGGCGGTTTGTGGGGCAGCCGGAGCCGGgcggtttgtggggggggggccgggcggtttgtgggggggggggggcgggcggcaGCTTCAGCGCTATAGGGGGCGGTTGGCGGCGGACTCTCCTGGCAGGGGACTGTGTGGGCAAGAATCCCACCATCTGCCGCTCTCATGGGCTTAATCCCTCTGCAGGGAGAGCTCGGTCACCGAGCCCCATGCGGTCTCCTGCCCTTCCCCGCCCCTTTCCGCCGGTTCTAGCTCCTCCCCAGGCTCCGTGGGGCCCCCCGATCCCGGACTCGCACCGCCTTGTTGTGACAGCTCCTTCCGGAGACTCGTGTGAGCCCGGCGGGGCGGTGCTGCCGTCGCCCCCTGTTCTTCAGAGGTAGCTGGGCATGTAGCCATGGCCCTAGCGTGAGAGTAGTTTAGAGGCCCAGGTCCCCGTCGCCTTCCTGCAGCGCGGGGCCTTTCCAagcccagtcatgatttttttttcaaccccTTTTCTTGGCTCTTGTAAGCCAGCGTGCCTATCGCAGGTGTTGGCAGAAGTTAACCCTCTGATTCTCTAGGGTAACACTGCCTTCTTCTGGGCATTGTGGGGCACTTGGTAGTGGCATGTACTTTTTCCCCACCTGCTGCTCCAGAGAAGCAGGATCTCCTAGCATTAGGACACCCTATGGGCATGCTGGGTGCTTCGTGACTAGGCACTTAAACTACTTAGAACCTACTTAGAGTCTCACTTTCGGTGGGGTGGCTCAAAACTGATGAGCCAAATGTGTGATCATTGAGCCGGACTTAATTTCCAGCCTTGTTTTGTAAGTGGCATTATGTTTATGTTCTAATCTCTCATTCATTTCTAAATCCTTTGTTCTAGTTGATCCCTCTATTTATCTTTATTGGAGCTGGAGGTTCTGGCGCAGCCCTGTACATTATGCGCCTGGCAATGTTCAACCCTGATGTCTGGTAGGCATAAACTTTACAGTATCTGTATGTATatgcgtgtgtatatataaaatataatattcaaACAAACTTTGGTGTTTATGAAAAGTTTGGCACTCCTGGAGGCCCATGTTTCTAGCTGAGCTTCAGTGTGCTTCAGAGTTGAGTTTGAGGAAATTCTGATTCCATGCTCATGAAGTAAATTTTGGAGACTACCTACAGTAGTAGTGGTTTTGTTATGTGGAAACTTATCAGGGCAGACAAGCATTCATGTTCTTTAAGTAGTTAAACACCAGTTCTATAATGTATAATGCATGTTAAAAGCAGGGTGATTGATTTATACCTTCTGCTATATTACTGTATTTCTCTTTGTAGTTGGGACAAAAAGAATAACCCTGAGCCTTGGAATAAGCTGGCTCCCACTGATCAGTACAAGGTAAGAGGCAGAAAGGCTTTTGGCCATTAGGGCATCAACATACATCTGTAGATTAGCTATCTGTGACCTGGCTACTTTGGGAGTTTCAGCTCCCTGTAAGGCACCAGTGAGAGGCGGTGCAGGGAGGACTGAATATGCTTCCCCTGCTGTCAGTTACTGCCTAAGTTTGGATTGGGAATTAGCAGTGGAGTGATGACTTGATTAGGGAGGCAAGGCTAGATTTGAATATTAAAATGAGACCACCTATTTAAATATTACCTTTGCTTGGAGGCAGTGCCTAATAAGGTAGGAAAAGTCTTATTACCTAGGGCAAAGTGTTGAATGAAGAAAGTAGTGCTGAAAATAAATTTTTCAAGTCCTTGATACAGAACAACAAGGAAGAATGTTACTCAGTAGTCAGTGTTAAATTGATATTGGAGGGAGGAGGGCAAAAGCTTTGCACTGTAAACTACACAATATATGTCATGCTAAAATCAGTTTTTGAATCCAACTATTTTGATTTCAGTGCTACTgcaaaagtttttaattttttatgctTCTATTATGATCAaataagtacagtagaaccttgcTAACTTGCAGAGTGGGGTATGTATGCACACAAAGTTTGTGAATAAACAAGAATCTGTGTACTTCACTTGGACAACTATGGCCCATTTTTTATGACTTAGTAATTTGATAGGAAATCTTACATTCTAAAAATCTTCTGCTAAACCAGAGACCCTCATTTATAAAAATTGAAGTGTAAACTATTGTGGTTGTATAATATTGCTGAACCCTCTTTTGCTGCATTGCTCACGTGTTAGTCCTTCATTTCAGGAATATAGGCATTGTAAAGAGAGATTTTGCAAGACTTGAAAAAAGGGCCACTTAGTTGAGACAAACAGGATATGAGCCTCTGGGTCCTTTCTACAAATGCTGTTTTGTGACAGGCTACAAAAAAAGTGTCTCCATTGCTATtcgaaaatacattttttttttttattccaatctCCTCTATTGTTTACCATACCAAAGCTAATTTATATGTTAAAAAATACTGCCTTTGCTGTAAACACTTGTGAGGTCTGTATTATAAACAGTTATGGTTAAACACTATTAAAGTTTGTAgagtattttgaaaacaaaagtgcAGTATATTTCCTATTTCAGTATAAAAAGTTTAAATCTCATACTTGTAGCAGATTCACAGTCAGTTTAGCTTCTTGAGTTAACCATCACTGGTACTAGAAAAAACTCAAGTTTACCAAAGATATTACCACAGTATTTTCAGTATTATGCTTACTAAAAGGAAAAACCTCCAAATGCTGACAGTTTCTTCTAAGGCAAACGGCCATAcatagtgtaattttttttacacttctggagaaagtaaaaaaagtcaaagaaaaacCCACTTTTGCACTCTTTATCAGTTATGTTACTGGTAAACTATCTTAAGTATAAGATGCTTTTATTTAATGCCAAAAATATGCTATACGTTGGTCCTCTTCTGAAAAACAGTATAACTTCTGTAGTGTTCCCAGCCTGTACTGGCATAAGAAGCAGAAATCTCAAAGCTTACCATATTTGGTCCTGTCTATCGTTCGATCCTGTGTATCATTTTTTCCGGGCAGTGTCACTAAAATAGTTGAAAGTATTGGAAATTATAGATGCAATGGCTGATGGCGTATAATTCTGCTAAATGCAAtaagtttctttttaaagcagATCTCTAGGGAGATCTGTTAAGGAAAGCAACTCTTTTCCAAACTAAGATGCAGAATTTCAGGATTATAGTGAGTAAGGTGGAAGCGTGTAATGAGAATGAATGTGTTTAATGCAATCTTAACCCCTTTGTTCTAGTTGCTCAAACTTGCTAAAACTCCCTGGATTTGGTCTCTAACCAAAGGTGACTtattttaaagtttcagagtagcagccgtgttagtctgtattcgcaaaaagaaaaggagtacttgtggcaccttagagactaacaaatttattagagcataagctttagtgagctacacctcacttcatcggatgcatttggtggaaaaaacaggagagatttttacacacacacagagagagagagagagagagagagagagaacatgaaacaatgggtttatcatacacactgtaaggagagtgatcacttaagataagccatcaccagcagcatgggggggaaaggaggaaaacctttcatggtgacaagcaaggtaggctaattccagcagttaacaagaatatcgggggggtgggggggagaaatggttttactttgtgtaatgactcatccattccc is part of the Dermochelys coriacea isolate rDerCor1 chromosome 2, rDerCor1.pri.v4, whole genome shotgun sequence genome and encodes:
- the NDUFA4 gene encoding cytochrome c oxidase subunit NDUFA4, with protein sequence MFRLMLNQAKKHPSLIPLFIFIGAGGSGAALYIMRLAMFNPDVCWDKKNNPEPWNKLAPTDQYKFYSVSVDYSKLKKDRPDF